The following are encoded together in the Actinoplanes sp. N902-109 genome:
- a CDS encoding helix-turn-helix transcriptional regulator produces MQRDQLADFLRRRRQAVRPADVGMVAGPRRRTAGLRREEVAMLAGMSVDYVVRLEQGRSSQPSPQLLGALARALRLSDDERDHLFHLAGQQPPPADGTAALARAGLVRLLDLLAGTPALVLSDLGEVLVQNRMSVLLTGDQTGLAGDRRYLPYRWFTEPEFRANHPAEEVQRQSRQLVADLRATAGRRSGDPVVTGLVERLRAASAEFRRLWDEHEVAVRRADRKTLVHPRVGPVTLDCETLVTPDQRQMLLVLTPADASARERLELLRVLGSEEFAATG; encoded by the coding sequence ATGCAGCGTGACCAGCTCGCCGACTTCCTCCGCCGGCGCCGGCAGGCCGTCCGCCCGGCAGATGTCGGCATGGTCGCCGGTCCGCGGCGCCGCACCGCTGGTCTGCGCCGTGAAGAGGTCGCCATGCTCGCCGGCATGTCGGTGGACTATGTCGTCCGGTTGGAGCAGGGCCGCAGCAGCCAGCCCTCGCCCCAGCTGCTCGGTGCGCTGGCCCGGGCCCTGCGGCTCTCCGACGACGAGCGTGATCACCTGTTCCACCTCGCCGGTCAGCAGCCGCCGCCGGCCGACGGGACGGCCGCCCTGGCCCGGGCGGGCCTGGTGCGTCTGCTCGACCTGCTCGCCGGTACTCCGGCGCTGGTGCTCAGCGACCTGGGCGAGGTGCTTGTCCAGAACCGCATGTCGGTGCTGCTCACCGGCGACCAGACCGGCCTGGCCGGTGATCGGCGTTATCTGCCCTACCGGTGGTTCACCGAGCCGGAGTTCCGCGCGAACCACCCGGCCGAGGAGGTGCAGCGCCAGTCCCGGCAGCTCGTGGCCGACCTGCGGGCCACCGCGGGCCGGCGGTCGGGGGATCCGGTGGTGACCGGCCTCGTCGAGCGACTACGAGCGGCGAGTGCGGAATTCCGCCGGCTGTGGGACGAGCACGAGGTGGCGGTCCGGCGCGCCGACCGCAAGACCCTCGTGCATCCGCGGGTCGGCCCGGTCACCCTGGACTGCGAGACCCTCGTGACGCCCGATCAGCGGCAGATGCTGCTCGTGCTGACCCCGGCCGACGCCTCCGCCCGGGAACGCCTCGAGCTGCTGCGCGTGCTGGGCAGCGAGGAGTTCGCCGCGACCGGTTAG
- the trpC gene encoding indole-3-glycerol phosphate synthase TrpC has product MLEEILEGVREDVAARQEKVSLDQVRELAAAAPPAIDAYAALRKPGVAVIAEVKRSSPSKGALADIPDPADLAGEYAAGGARCISVLTEGRWFGGSLADLAAVRAAVEVPVLRKDFVVSSYQVHEARAHGADLVLLIVAALEQNVLVGLLERIESLGMTALVEVHNEEEADRALDAGAQVIGVNARDLRTLEVDRSVFERIAPGLPNNVVKIAESGVRGPHDLIRYASAGADAVLVGEGLVTQKSPRDAVAELVNAGNHPATPRPVR; this is encoded by the coding sequence GTGCTCGAGGAGATCCTCGAGGGGGTCCGCGAGGACGTGGCGGCCCGGCAGGAGAAGGTCTCCCTGGATCAGGTGCGTGAGCTCGCGGCGGCAGCCCCGCCGGCGATCGACGCGTACGCGGCGTTGCGCAAGCCCGGTGTGGCCGTGATCGCCGAGGTGAAGCGGTCGTCGCCGTCGAAGGGCGCGCTGGCCGACATCCCCGACCCGGCGGATCTCGCGGGGGAGTACGCGGCGGGCGGCGCGCGCTGCATCAGCGTGCTGACCGAGGGCCGCTGGTTCGGCGGCTCCCTGGCCGATCTGGCCGCGGTACGGGCCGCGGTCGAGGTTCCGGTGCTTCGCAAGGACTTCGTCGTCTCCAGCTATCAGGTGCACGAGGCCCGCGCGCACGGCGCCGACCTGGTCCTGCTGATCGTGGCGGCACTCGAGCAGAACGTTCTCGTCGGACTGCTCGAGCGGATCGAGTCGCTGGGCATGACCGCGCTCGTCGAGGTGCACAACGAGGAAGAGGCCGACCGGGCACTGGATGCCGGGGCCCAGGTCATCGGGGTGAACGCCCGCGATCTCCGCACCCTCGAGGTGGACCGCTCGGTGTTCGAACGGATCGCGCCGGGCCTGCCCAACAACGTCGTGAAGATCGCCGAGAGCGGCGTGCGCGGCCCGCACGACCTGATCCGGTACGCCTCCGCAGGCGCCGACGCCGTCCTGGTCGGGGAGGGTCTGGTCACCCAGAAGAGTCCCCGCGACGCGGTGGCCGAGCTGGTCAACGCGGGCAACCACCCGGCTACGCCGCGGCCGGTCCGATGA
- the trpB gene encoding tryptophan synthase subunit beta, producing the protein MTAEALPDLAGHFGRFGGRFVPEALVRALDELEAAYREAKTDPAFQDRFAGLLRDYAGTPSLLYRAERLSVAIGAEVLLKREDLNHTGAHKVRNVLGQALLAKRMGKPRVIAETGAGQHGVASATAAALLDLECVVYMGETDTERQALNVARMRMLGATVVPVTNGSRTLKDALNEALRDWVASVDTTHYLLGTAAGPHPFPEIVRDFVGGIGIEAREQCLAQLGRLPDAVAACVGGGSNAIGIFHAFVPDEGVRLYGFEAGGDGVETGRHAASITGGTVGVLHGNRTYLLQDEDGQTMESHSISAGLDYPGVGPEHAWLHDTGRATYEPVTDAEAMAAFQLLCRTEGIIPAIESAHALAGAARIAPRLTAELGRTPTIVINLSGRGDKDVHTAGAYFGILDKNEVIVPGEVT; encoded by the coding sequence ATGACCGCCGAGGCGCTGCCCGACCTCGCCGGGCACTTCGGACGGTTCGGCGGCCGGTTCGTGCCCGAGGCGCTGGTCCGGGCGCTGGACGAGCTCGAGGCCGCCTATCGCGAGGCCAAAACCGACCCGGCCTTCCAGGACCGCTTCGCCGGGCTGCTGCGCGACTACGCCGGCACCCCGTCGCTGCTGTACCGGGCCGAGCGGCTGTCCGTGGCGATCGGCGCCGAGGTGCTGCTCAAGCGTGAGGATCTCAACCACACCGGCGCCCACAAGGTGCGCAACGTGCTGGGGCAGGCGCTGCTGGCCAAGCGGATGGGCAAGCCACGGGTGATCGCCGAGACCGGCGCCGGTCAGCACGGGGTCGCCAGCGCCACCGCCGCGGCCCTGCTGGATCTCGAGTGCGTGGTCTACATGGGTGAGACCGACACCGAGCGGCAGGCGCTCAACGTGGCGCGGATGCGGATGCTGGGCGCCACCGTGGTCCCGGTGACCAACGGCTCCCGCACCCTCAAGGACGCCCTCAACGAGGCGCTGCGTGACTGGGTCGCCAGCGTCGACACCACGCACTACCTGCTCGGCACCGCCGCCGGCCCGCACCCGTTCCCGGAGATCGTCCGCGACTTCGTCGGTGGCATCGGCATCGAGGCGCGCGAGCAGTGCCTGGCCCAGCTCGGCCGGCTGCCCGACGCGGTGGCGGCGTGCGTGGGCGGCGGCTCCAACGCGATCGGCATCTTCCACGCCTTCGTGCCCGACGAGGGGGTGCGGCTCTACGGCTTCGAGGCCGGTGGCGACGGCGTGGAGACCGGCCGGCACGCCGCGTCGATCACCGGCGGCACGGTCGGGGTGCTGCACGGCAACCGCACCTACCTGCTGCAGGACGAGGACGGTCAGACGATGGAGTCGCACTCCATCTCGGCCGGTCTGGACTACCCGGGCGTGGGCCCCGAGCACGCCTGGCTGCACGACACCGGGCGCGCGACCTACGAGCCGGTCACCGATGCCGAGGCGATGGCAGCTTTCCAGCTCCTGTGCCGTACGGAAGGGATCATCCCGGCGATCGAGAGCGCCCACGCGCTGGCCGGTGCCGCCCGGATCGCGCCGCGGCTGACAGCCGAGCTGGGCCGCACGCCGACGATCGTGATCAACCTGTCCGGCCGCGGCGACAAGGACGTGCACACGGCCGGCGCCTACTTCGGCATCCTCGACAAGAACGAGGTCATCGTCCCGGGAGAGGTCACATGA
- the trpA gene encoding tryptophan synthase subunit alpha: MSIGETFAKARAEGRAVLVGCMPAGFPTVDDSIASMVAMAEAGCDVIEVELPYSDPVMDGPVIQKASDIALAAGVRTRDTLKIIEAVAGTGATVVLMTYWNPIERYGVDAFARDLAAAGATGMITPDLIPDEAGAWISAADTYGIDRTFLVSPSSTDERLAMTVANCRGFIYATALMGVTGARTSVSSQAPELVARVRAVDPEMPVGVGLGVGTGAQAAEVAAFADGVIVGSALIRCVLEAPDLATGHQRLRALSAELAQGVRTTI, translated from the coding sequence ATGAGCATTGGCGAGACGTTCGCCAAGGCCAGGGCGGAGGGCCGCGCGGTCCTGGTCGGGTGCATGCCCGCCGGGTTCCCGACCGTCGACGACTCGATCGCGTCGATGGTGGCGATGGCCGAGGCCGGCTGTGACGTCATCGAGGTCGAGCTGCCGTATTCCGACCCGGTGATGGACGGCCCGGTGATCCAGAAGGCGAGCGACATCGCCCTGGCCGCGGGCGTGCGCACCCGGGACACCCTCAAGATCATCGAAGCGGTCGCGGGTACGGGTGCCACGGTCGTCCTGATGACCTACTGGAACCCGATCGAGCGGTACGGCGTGGACGCGTTCGCCCGGGACCTGGCGGCGGCCGGGGCGACCGGGATGATCACCCCCGACCTGATCCCGGACGAGGCCGGTGCGTGGATCAGTGCCGCCGACACGTACGGGATCGACCGGACCTTCCTGGTCTCGCCCTCGTCGACCGACGAGCGGCTGGCGATGACCGTCGCCAACTGCCGTGGCTTCATCTACGCGACCGCGCTGATGGGTGTCACCGGCGCGCGCACCAGTGTGTCCTCGCAGGCGCCCGAGCTGGTCGCCCGGGTGCGCGCCGTCGACCCGGAGATGCCGGTCGGGGTGGGCCTGGGCGTCGGCACGGGTGCGCAGGCGGCCGAGGTGGCGGCGTTCGCCGACGGCGTGATCGTCGGCAGTGCGCTGATCCGCTGCGTGCTGGAAGCCCCCGACCTGGCGACCGGCCACCAGCGGCTGCGGGCGCTGAGCGCCGAGCTGGCCCAGGGCGTACGCACCACGATCTGA
- a CDS encoding NAD(P)/FAD-dependent oxidoreductase: MRTAVVVGAGMAGLAAAGALARDGWQVTLLERGERVTAPPTALVLWPNGRRALEALDPDGGWAAIAAPLPDGGVRRPDGQFLVAPHARPGAGPAPAVVHLEDLYDALVAGLGTGVEIRTGVTVTTVRAHRAARPAVGDGRTYLEADLVVAADGIDSTVRHTLAPEAVAVGSGFAAWQAVVPAYRAPVLPPDQVAGGETLGAGYRFVSMPLGDRAAGRGGVYWVATAAGAPRPEPPAAQLALLRRWFASWPAPVGELLAATHPEDLVPQEVRELRPLPRAYGFRCGSGGLVLLGDAAHAMPHHLGQGACLAFEDAATLRSLVAAAEPGAALGQAVEEYDRARRPRTASVVRQSRRMSAVVQARGRLALRARDAALASLRPRILGHTHGLVTDWNPPE, encoded by the coding sequence ATGCGGACGGCCGTGGTGGTGGGCGCGGGCATGGCCGGGCTGGCCGCCGCCGGGGCGCTGGCTCGCGACGGCTGGCAGGTGACGCTGCTCGAACGGGGGGAGCGGGTGACCGCCCCGCCGACCGCGCTGGTGTTGTGGCCCAACGGCCGGCGGGCGCTGGAGGCGCTGGACCCGGACGGGGGCTGGGCGGCGATCGCCGCGCCGCTGCCCGACGGCGGGGTGCGGCGGCCGGACGGTCAGTTCCTGGTCGCCCCGCACGCCCGGCCCGGTGCCGGGCCCGCACCTGCCGTCGTACACCTGGAAGATCTGTATGACGCCCTGGTCGCGGGTCTCGGCACCGGCGTCGAGATCCGCACGGGCGTGACGGTGACCACGGTCCGTGCCCATCGGGCCGCGCGCCCGGCCGTCGGCGACGGCCGCACCTACCTGGAAGCCGACCTGGTGGTGGCGGCCGACGGCATCGACAGCACCGTGCGGCACACCCTCGCCCCGGAAGCGGTCGCGGTCGGGTCCGGGTTCGCCGCCTGGCAGGCCGTGGTGCCCGCCTACCGGGCCCCGGTGCTGCCGCCCGACCAGGTGGCCGGTGGGGAGACGCTCGGCGCCGGTTACCGCTTCGTGTCGATGCCGCTGGGCGACCGGGCGGCGGGCCGCGGCGGGGTCTACTGGGTGGCGACCGCGGCCGGTGCGCCCCGCCCCGAACCCCCGGCGGCTCAGCTTGCCCTGCTGCGTCGCTGGTTTGCGTCCTGGCCTGCCCCGGTGGGGGAGCTGCTGGCCGCCACCCACCCCGAGGACCTGGTGCCGCAGGAGGTGCGGGAGCTGCGACCGCTGCCCCGCGCGTACGGCTTCCGCTGCGGCTCCGGCGGTCTGGTCCTGCTCGGCGACGCGGCCCATGCCATGCCGCACCACCTCGGTCAGGGCGCCTGCCTGGCCTTCGAGGACGCGGCCACGTTGCGCTCGTTGGTGGCCGCTGCCGAGCCGGGTGCGGCTCTGGGGCAGGCCGTGGAGGAGTACGACCGGGCCCGGCGGCCCCGCACGGCGTCCGTGGTACGCCAGTCCCGGCGCATGTCAGCCGTGGTGCAGGCGCGCGGCCGGCTGGCCCTGCGGGCCCGCGATGCCGCGCTGGCCTCCCTGCGTCCCCGCATCCTCGGCCACACCCACGGCCTCGTCACCGACTGGAACCCACCCGAATAA
- a CDS encoding GNAT family N-acetyltransferase — protein sequence MALEDTDIFPRLERFYDAVPRDAAVAEDIGGFVLFVRTGAGWPYYARPRLAGGTPSAADVTAVRARQRELGVPEEFEWVHETTPDLLAVARSAGLDVLLAPLLVLDRAALVPDLPVPGATVRFLDPDEETFATDIAAARAVSRLGFGAPTTTPATATAGALTIQPAGPAQRDAVPRPSPEALAAEQQRHASGRMVSAVADSPTDGILACGSIQRVGGVAEVAGVATLPSARRRGYASQLTANLARRALQSGDDVVFLSAGDDDVARLYAKVGFRRVGTACIGSPVAALPV from the coding sequence GTGGCGCTAGAGGATACCGACATCTTCCCCCGGCTGGAGCGTTTCTACGACGCCGTTCCCCGTGACGCCGCGGTGGCGGAGGACATCGGGGGCTTCGTGCTGTTCGTGCGTACGGGTGCTGGGTGGCCCTACTACGCACGGCCACGGCTGGCGGGCGGAACACCGTCCGCAGCCGATGTTACTGCCGTCCGTGCCCGGCAACGAGAGCTGGGCGTCCCGGAAGAGTTCGAGTGGGTCCACGAGACCACCCCCGACCTGCTGGCCGTCGCACGATCCGCGGGATTGGACGTGCTGCTCGCGCCGCTGCTGGTGCTCGACCGGGCCGCCCTCGTCCCCGACCTGCCGGTCCCCGGCGCGACCGTCCGCTTCCTCGATCCGGACGAGGAGACATTCGCCACGGACATCGCCGCCGCGCGCGCCGTGAGCCGGCTCGGCTTCGGCGCCCCCACCACCACCCCGGCCACCGCAACCGCCGGCGCCCTCACCATCCAACCGGCCGGCCCGGCCCAGCGCGACGCCGTCCCGCGGCCCTCGCCCGAAGCCCTCGCCGCCGAGCAGCAGCGGCACGCCTCCGGCCGCATGGTCAGCGCCGTCGCCGACTCGCCCACCGACGGCATCCTGGCCTGCGGTTCGATCCAGCGCGTCGGCGGCGTGGCGGAGGTGGCCGGCGTCGCGACCCTGCCCTCGGCCCGGCGGCGCGGCTACGCCTCGCAGCTCACCGCCAACCTCGCCCGCCGGGCCCTGCAGTCCGGCGACGACGTGGTCTTCCTCTCGGCCGGCGACGACGACGTGGCGCGGCTCTACGCGAAGGTGGGTTTCCGGCGCGTGGGCACGGCCTGCATCGGCTCCCCCGTCGCGGCGCTGCCGGTCTGA
- the gltB gene encoding glutamate synthase large subunit, whose amino-acid sequence MQGQGLYDPANERDACGVAFVADLHGRRSHDVVAKGLSALIRLDHRGARGAEYNTGDGAGIMIQVPDTFLRAVAGFELPAPGSYATGLVFLPTDKSDAARAIAVFEKYALVEGAEILGWRDVPVEPGGLGESAEAARPTIKQVFLAAHRLTGSANGPAGEQLSGQELDVVAFCVRKQAERETQQRGIGAYFPSLSARTMTYKGMLTPDQLPEFFPDLTDERMDSAIALVHSRFSTNTFPSWPLAHPYRFIAHNGEINTIRGNKNWMAAREALLASPKVPGNIKRLFPICTPEASDSANFDAVLELLHLAGRSLPHAVLMMIPEAWENDPGMDPARRAFYRFHASLMEPWDGPASVAFTDGTIIGAVLDRNGLRPGRWWHTTDGLVVLGSEAGVLDLDPATVVAKGRLQPGRMFLVDTAAGRIVHDDEIKAELAAAEPYDEWLHAGLIDLQDLPPREHVIYTHDSVMRRQQVFGYTEEELKILVAPMARSGAEPLGSMGTDTPISPLSSRPRLLFDYFHQLFAQVTNPPLDAIREELVTSLSATIGPEGNLLKPGPASCRQIVLPYPILDNDELAKLLSIDEDGDLPGFKAVRVSGLYPLRDGAAGIKARLTQICRHVSEAIEDGVRILVLSDRDSNADLAPIPSLLLTAAVHQHLVREQTRTQVALVVESGDCREVHHAAVLIGYGAAAVNPYLAFESVDDLIATGPLAGMESQKAVRNYVKALGKGVLKIMSKMGISTVSSYCGAQVFEAVGLDNKLLQRYFAGTSGRIGGSGLAEIHAEVAVRHAKAYPANPAERSHRRLEVGGEYQWRREGEVHLFNPETVFLLQHATRSKQYDVFQQYTAKVDGLAEAAGSLRGLFRFNSGRDPIPLDEVEPASEIVKRFATGAMSYGSISAESHETLAIAMNRLGGKSNTGEGGEDVERLYDPARRSSVKQIASGRFGVTSEYLVNADDLQIKMAQGAKPGEGGQLPGNKVWPWIAKTRHATPGVGLISPPPHHDIYSIEDLAQLVHDLKNVNPAARVHVKLVSEIGVGTVAAGVAKLKADVILISGHDGGTGASPLNSLKHAGTPWELGLAEAQQTLLLNKLRDRVTVQVDGQLKTGRDVIIAALLGAEEFGFATAPLIVSGCIMMRVCHLDTCPVGIATQNPVLRERFTGKPEFVENFFLFIAEEVRGYLAELGFRTIDEAIGHAEVLNVAPAVNHWKAKGLDLGPVLFVPELPEGASRRGIVPQDHGLDKALDNKLIELAQPALTDGLEVRAELAVRNDHRSVGAMLGGEVTKRYGGNGLPDDTIAFTLRGTGGQSFGAFLPRGVTLRLIGDTNDYVAKGLSGGRVSIRPDESAPFVAEDNIIAGNTILYGATAGELFLRGRAGERFAVRNSGASAVVEGVGDHGLEYMTGGTVVVLGPVGRNLAAGMSGGTAFVLDLDQTKVNPELVDLAPLTGEEQEALHRLVAEHLDETGSAVAERLLADWPAAVGRFTAVVPRDYKRVMELIKTAEAAGRDVDEAVMGGIRA is encoded by the coding sequence ATGCAAGGTCAAGGGTTGTACGACCCGGCGAACGAGCGCGACGCATGCGGCGTCGCGTTTGTCGCTGACCTGCACGGTCGCCGCTCGCATGACGTGGTCGCCAAGGGCCTGTCGGCGCTGATCCGGCTGGACCATCGCGGTGCCCGGGGCGCCGAGTACAACACCGGTGACGGCGCAGGCATCATGATCCAGGTCCCGGACACGTTCCTGCGCGCGGTTGCCGGCTTCGAGCTGCCCGCCCCCGGTTCGTACGCGACGGGCCTGGTCTTCCTGCCGACCGACAAGTCGGATGCGGCCCGCGCGATCGCCGTGTTCGAGAAGTACGCCCTGGTGGAGGGTGCTGAGATCCTCGGCTGGCGGGACGTGCCGGTCGAGCCGGGCGGGCTGGGCGAGTCGGCCGAGGCCGCCCGCCCCACGATCAAGCAGGTCTTCCTGGCGGCGCACCGGCTGACCGGCAGCGCCAACGGGCCGGCCGGCGAGCAGCTCAGCGGGCAGGAGCTCGACGTCGTCGCGTTCTGCGTGCGCAAGCAGGCCGAGCGGGAGACCCAGCAGCGCGGCATCGGCGCCTACTTCCCGTCGTTGTCGGCGCGCACGATGACGTACAAGGGCATGCTCACGCCCGACCAGCTGCCGGAGTTCTTCCCGGACCTGACCGACGAGCGCATGGACAGCGCGATCGCGCTGGTGCACTCGCGGTTCTCCACCAACACGTTCCCGTCGTGGCCGCTGGCGCACCCGTACCGGTTCATCGCGCACAACGGTGAGATCAACACCATCCGCGGCAACAAGAACTGGATGGCCGCGCGCGAGGCCCTGCTGGCCTCGCCGAAGGTGCCGGGCAACATCAAGCGCCTCTTCCCGATCTGTACGCCCGAGGCGTCCGACTCGGCGAACTTCGACGCCGTGCTGGAGCTGCTGCACCTGGCCGGGCGCAGCCTGCCGCACGCGGTGCTGATGATGATCCCGGAGGCGTGGGAGAACGACCCCGGCATGGACCCGGCGCGGCGCGCGTTCTACCGCTTCCACGCCAGCCTGATGGAGCCGTGGGACGGCCCGGCCTCGGTGGCGTTCACCGACGGCACGATCATCGGGGCGGTGCTGGACCGCAACGGCCTGCGCCCGGGCCGCTGGTGGCACACCACCGACGGCCTGGTGGTGCTGGGTTCCGAGGCCGGCGTGCTCGACCTGGACCCGGCGACCGTGGTGGCCAAGGGCCGGTTGCAGCCGGGCCGGATGTTCCTGGTGGACACCGCGGCCGGCCGGATCGTGCACGACGACGAGATCAAGGCCGAGCTGGCCGCGGCCGAGCCGTACGACGAGTGGCTGCACGCCGGGCTGATCGATCTGCAGGACCTGCCGCCGCGCGAGCACGTGATCTACACCCATGACTCGGTGATGCGCCGCCAGCAGGTGTTCGGCTACACCGAGGAGGAGCTCAAGATCCTCGTCGCGCCGATGGCCCGCTCCGGCGCCGAGCCGCTGGGTTCGATGGGTACGGACACCCCGATCTCGCCGTTGTCGAGCCGCCCGCGGTTGTTGTTCGACTACTTCCACCAGCTGTTCGCCCAGGTCACCAACCCGCCGCTGGACGCCATCCGGGAGGAGCTGGTGACCAGCCTGTCGGCGACCATCGGCCCGGAGGGCAACCTGCTCAAGCCGGGGCCGGCCAGCTGCCGGCAGATCGTGCTGCCCTACCCGATCCTGGACAACGACGAGCTGGCCAAGCTGCTCAGCATCGACGAGGACGGCGACCTGCCCGGCTTCAAGGCGGTCCGGGTCTCCGGGCTCTACCCGCTGCGCGACGGCGCGGCCGGCATCAAGGCGCGGCTGACCCAGATCTGCCGGCACGTGTCGGAGGCGATCGAGGACGGCGTGCGCATCCTGGTGCTGTCCGACCGGGACTCCAACGCCGACCTCGCACCGATCCCGTCGCTGCTGCTCACCGCGGCGGTGCACCAGCACCTGGTCCGGGAGCAGACCCGCACCCAGGTGGCCCTGGTGGTGGAGAGCGGCGACTGCCGGGAGGTGCACCACGCGGCCGTGCTGATCGGTTACGGCGCCGCGGCGGTCAACCCCTACCTGGCCTTCGAGAGCGTGGACGACCTGATCGCGACCGGCCCGCTGGCGGGCATGGAGTCGCAGAAGGCGGTGCGCAACTACGTCAAGGCGCTCGGCAAGGGCGTCCTGAAGATCATGTCCAAGATGGGCATCTCGACCGTGTCGTCGTACTGCGGCGCGCAGGTGTTCGAGGCGGTCGGCCTGGACAACAAGCTGCTGCAGCGCTACTTCGCCGGCACCTCCGGGCGGATCGGCGGGTCCGGGCTGGCCGAGATCCACGCCGAGGTCGCCGTCCGGCACGCCAAGGCCTACCCGGCCAACCCGGCCGAGCGCAGCCACCGCCGCCTCGAGGTGGGCGGGGAATACCAGTGGCGCCGCGAGGGCGAGGTCCACCTGTTCAACCCGGAGACGGTGTTCCTGCTGCAGCACGCCACGCGCAGCAAGCAGTACGACGTCTTCCAGCAGTACACGGCCAAGGTCGACGGGCTGGCCGAGGCGGCGGGCTCGCTGCGCGGGCTGTTCCGCTTCAACTCCGGGCGCGACCCGATCCCGCTGGACGAGGTGGAGCCCGCGTCGGAGATCGTCAAGCGGTTCGCCACCGGTGCCATGTCGTACGGCTCGATCTCGGCGGAGTCGCACGAGACGCTGGCCATCGCGATGAACCGGCTCGGTGGCAAGTCCAACACCGGCGAGGGCGGCGAGGACGTCGAGCGGCTGTACGACCCGGCGCGGCGCTCCAGCGTCAAGCAGATCGCGTCCGGCCGCTTCGGCGTGACCAGCGAGTACCTGGTCAACGCGGACGACCTGCAGATCAAGATGGCGCAGGGGGCCAAGCCGGGCGAAGGCGGCCAGCTGCCGGGCAACAAGGTGTGGCCGTGGATCGCCAAGACCCGGCACGCCACCCCCGGGGTCGGGCTGATCTCGCCGCCGCCGCACCACGACATCTACTCCATCGAGGACCTCGCCCAGCTGGTGCACGACCTGAAGAACGTGAACCCGGCTGCGCGCGTACACGTCAAGCTGGTCTCGGAGATCGGGGTCGGCACCGTCGCAGCGGGCGTGGCCAAGCTCAAGGCCGACGTGATCCTGATCTCCGGCCACGACGGCGGGACGGGCGCGTCGCCGCTCAACTCGCTCAAGCACGCCGGTACGCCGTGGGAGCTCGGCCTGGCCGAGGCGCAGCAGACGCTGCTGCTCAACAAGCTGCGCGACCGGGTCACCGTGCAGGTCGACGGTCAGCTCAAGACCGGCCGGGACGTGATCATCGCGGCACTGCTGGGGGCCGAGGAGTTCGGGTTCGCGACGGCACCGCTGATCGTGTCGGGCTGCATCATGATGCGCGTCTGCCACCTGGACACCTGCCCGGTGGGCATCGCGACGCAGAACCCGGTGCTGCGCGAGCGGTTCACCGGCAAGCCCGAGTTCGTCGAGAACTTCTTCCTGTTCATCGCCGAGGAGGTCCGCGGCTACCTGGCCGAGCTGGGCTTCCGCACCATCGACGAGGCGATCGGGCACGCCGAGGTGCTCAACGTGGCGCCCGCGGTCAACCACTGGAAGGCCAAGGGGCTCGACCTGGGCCCGGTGCTGTTCGTACCGGAGCTGCCCGAGGGCGCGTCGCGCCGCGGCATCGTGCCGCAGGACCACGGCCTGGACAAGGCGCTGGACAACAAGCTCATCGAGCTGGCCCAGCCGGCGCTCACCGACGGTCTCGAGGTGCGCGCCGAGCTGGCCGTGCGCAACGACCACCGCAGCGTGGGCGCGATGCTCGGCGGCGAGGTCACCAAGCGCTACGGCGGCAACGGGTTGCCCGACGACACCATCGCGTTCACCCTGCGCGGCACCGGCGGGCAGTCGTTCGGCGCCTTCCTGCCGCGCGGCGTCACGCTGCGGCTGATCGGCGACACCAACGACTACGTCGCCAAGGGCCTGTCGGGTGGTCGCGTGTCGATCCGCCCCGACGAGAGCGCGCCGTTCGTCGCCGAGGACAACATCATCGCCGGCAACACCATCCTGTACGGAGCCACAGCCGGCGAGCTCTTCCTGCGCGGCCGGGCCGGTGAGCGCTTCGCCGTACGCAACTCGGGCGCCTCGGCTGTCGTCGAGGGTGTGGGCGACCACGGCCTGGAATACATGACCGGCGGCACGGTCGTGGTGCTCGGCCCGGTCGGGCGCAACCTGGCCGCGGGCATGAGCGGCGGCACGGCGTTCGTGCTGGACCTCGACCAGACCAAGGTCAACCCGGAGCTGGTCGACCTGGCCCCGCTCACCGGCGAGGAGCAGGAGGCGCTGCACCGCCTGGTGGCCGAGCACCTGGACGAGACCGGGTCGGCGGTGGCCGAGCGGCTGCTCGCCGACTGGCCGGCCGCGGTGGGCCGGTTCACCGCGGTGGTGCCGCGTGACTACAAGCGAGTGATGGAACTGATCAAGACCGCCGAGGCTGCCGGTCGCGACGTCGACGAAGCGGTCATGGGGGGCATCCGTGCCTGA